A single Ferrimicrobium sp. DNA region contains:
- a CDS encoding EAL domain-containing protein: MVLGLNLFQAVLYLIPFLAAYSESFILSVWYGSPQTFHKSPHNYTTSSNTIAGLLPDVIKIDRELITDIDSEPLKRALVGGLIQAVRSEGIEVVAEGVETVAELSCVIDLGATLIQGFIFAKPAAQPDREVHWPVL; this comes from the coding sequence GTGGTTCTAGGTTTAAATCTATTCCAGGCCGTTCTGTACTTGATCCCATTCTTAGCGGCGTATTCCGAAAGTTTCATACTATCAGTATGGTACGGTTCGCCACAAACATTCCACAAATCGCCACATAATTATACTACTAGTTCAAACACTATCGCGGGTCTGTTGCCAGATGTCATCAAGATCGATCGAGAGCTAATTACTGATATCGATAGCGAACCCCTGAAGCGCGCACTTGTCGGTGGGCTGATCCAAGCCGTGAGGAGCGAGGGGATCGAAGTTGTCGCGGAAGGGGTCGAGACCGTGGCTGAGCTGAGCTGTGTCATCGACCTCGGTGCGACACTGATCCAAGGTTTTATCTTTGCCAAGCCAGCGGCCCAACCCGATCGTGAAGTCCATTGGCCTGTGTTGTGA